In Falco biarmicus isolate bFalBia1 chromosome 6, bFalBia1.pri, whole genome shotgun sequence, the following are encoded in one genomic region:
- the TBXT gene encoding T-box transcription factor T — MSSPGAEGAGKPPQYRVDHLLSAVESELQAGSEKGDPTERELRVALEDNDLWLRFKELTNEMIVTKNGRRMFPVLKVSVSGLDPNAMYSFLLDFVAADGHRWKYVNGEWVPGGKPEPQAPSCVYIHPDSPNFGAHWMKAPVSFSKVKLTNKLNGGGQIMLNSLHKYEPRIHIVRVGGPQRMITSHSFPETQFIAVTAYQNEEITALKIKYNPFAKAFLDAKERSDHKDMMEEVGDNQQSGYSQLGSWLIPGTGTLCPPANPHPQFGAPLSLSPAHSCERYSSLRNHRPAPYPNPYTHRNNSPTAYADNSSACLSMLQSHDNWSSLGVPTHTTMLPMSHSTGTSTSSSQYPNLWSVSNSTITPVSQPSGMSNGLSSQFLRGSPVHYTALPHPVTAASSASPLYDGGAPTDLPDSQYDASAHARLASTWTPVTPPSM; from the exons ATGAGCTCCCCGGGCGCGGAGGGCGCGGGCAAGCCCCCGCAGTACCGCGTGGACCACCTGCTGAGCGCCGTGGAGAGCGAGCTGCAGGCGGGCAGCGAGAAGGGCGACCCCACGGAGCGGGAGCTGCGGGTGGCGCTGGAGGACAACGACCTGTGGCTGCGCTTCAAGGAGCTCACCAACGAGATGATCGTCACCAAGAACGGCAG GAGGATGTTCCCGGTGCTGAAGGTGAGCGTGTCGGGGCTGGACCCCAACGCCATGTACTCCTTCCTGCTGGACTTCGTGGCGGCCGACGGGCACCGCTGGAAGTACGTGAACGGGGAGTGGGTGCCGGGCGGGAAGCCGGAGCCGCAGGCGCCCAGCTGCGTCTACATCCACCCCGACTCGCCGAACTTCGGCGCGCACTGGATGAAGGCGCCCGTCTCCTTCAGCAAAGTCAAGCTCACCAACAAGCTCAACGGCGGCGGGCAG ATTATGTTGAACTCTCTGCACAAGTATGAGCCAAGGATCCATATAGTGCGAGTGGGTGGCCCGCAGCGGATGATCACCAGCCATTCCTTCCCCGAGACCCAGTTTATAGCAGTGACAGCCTACCAGAACGAAGAG atcacagctttaaaaattaaatacaatccGTTTGCAAAGGCATTTCTTGATGCAAAAGAAAG AAGTGATCACAAAGACATGATGGAGGAAGTGGGAGACAACCAGCAGTCTGGGTATTCGCAGC TAGGTAGTTGGCTTATCCCTGGGACTGGGACTCTGTGCCCACCTGCCAATCCTCACCCTCAGTTCGGAGCCCCCCTGTCGCTCTCCCCTGCTCACAGCTGTGAAAGGTACTCATCGCTGAGGAACCACCGTCCTGCCCCCTACCCCAACCCCTACACCCATAGAAACAACTCGCCAA cAGCCTATGCCGATaactcctctgcctgcctgtccaTGCTGCAGTCCCATGACAACTGGTCTTCTCTAGGAGTTCCCACACACACGACGATGCTGCCCATGAGTCACAGCACTGGCACATCTACCAGCTCCAG CCAGTATCCTAACTTGTGGTCTGTGAGTAACAGCACCATCACACCTGTGTCTCAGCCAAGCGGGATGTCCAATGGCCTGAGCTCCCAGTTTTTACGTGGCTCTCCAGTGCACTACACTGCCCTTCCGCACCCCGTCACTGCTGCCTCCTCCGCCTCCCCCCTGTACGACGGCGGGGCACCCACGGACCTGCCCGACAGCCAGTATGATGCCTCTGCACACGCCAGGCTAGCATCCACGTGGACGCCTGTCACCCCTCCTTCCATGTAA